Genomic DNA from Candidatus Sphingomonas phytovorans:
GATAAGAAGGGCGGCGATTACGCGGTCACGGCTGACCACGGCCAGTTCTTCGCGACGGATAATCCGGACGAGATCGTCTTCCGGCTAACCAACGGCACGCTGGTGCGCAACGAACCCGGCGTCGCGCTTCCCCGCGTGCTGACCTTCAGCCTGCACGACCTGCCGATCGCGCTGCCCAAATACGAGAATTTCCGCCAGCGCGAGGGCCGTTACGAGCTGACCTTGCCTGAACTTGCGCGGATCGGCGGCAACAGCAATTCGTCCGAGGAACTGCGGGACACCAGCCGCGCCGCGTTCCATTTCCGCATCGTCGAGGTGGCGACGATGTTCCTTCTGCCCCTGCTCGCCCTGTCGCTGGGCGTGCCGCCCAAGCGATCGACCTCGGCGCTGGGCGTATTCCTTTCGATCGTGATGATCGTGACCTATCATAAGGTGAACGAATATGCCCGGGACATCGGCGGCATGGGCAAGGTCGATCCGTTGATCGCCCTGTGGAGTCCCTTCATCGTCTTCTCCGTCCTGATTTTCTGGATGTACTACACGATCGCCTATGTGCCCGGCGGCCAGCCGATCGGCACGCTCGAACGGTTCTTCTCCAAGGGCGCAAAGATGGTCGGCCGCTGGTTGCCCGGCGCGCGTCCGAAACAGGATGAGGCCGAGGAGGCCACGGCATGATCGCGCTGCAGCTTTTCCCCTCGCGTACCGTGTCGCTGTACATGGGCCGGATGTTCCTGGTGCGGACCTTCGCGATCCTCGCGGCGCTGGTGCTGGTGCTCCAGGCGCTCGATCTGCTCAGCGAATCCGGCCGGATCCTTGCCTATGCGGGCAATGGCGATGCCGAAATCTGGCGCTATGTCGGGCTGCGCACGCCGGAGATCATCGCACGCTTCCTGCCCTTCTCCGTGCTGCTCGGCACGATCATCACCTTAACGACGATGAACCAGAACAGCGAGATCGTCGCGCTGAAGGCATCGGGCCTCTCCGCCCATCAGGTGCTGGCGCCGCTCATCGTCGCCAGCCTGGGCGTCGCGGTCATCTCCTTCACCTTCAACGATCGAATCGTCGCGCGCGCGACCGCAACGCTGGATCAATGGCAAAAGGCGGAATATGCGCCGGTGCCGATCGATCGCGGCGATCGGTCGAACGTATGGGTACGCGACGGCGACGACCTGATCGAGGTCGGCCAGATCAAGGGGCGCGGCGACGCGGCGACGCTCCACAACATCACGCTGTACGATCGCGAAGGCGGAAACCTGATCGGCGTCGTCAGCGCGCCCAACGGCAAGCGTGACGGTGATGGCTGGCGGATCGGGCCCGCCAGCCGCTTCGACGTGAAGACCGGCAAGACGGCTCCGCTCGGCGCGGTCGCGGTCGCCAGGGGCGTACGCCCCGACCAGTTTACCCTTGCCACCGTAGACCCCGACGGCCTTTCCTTCGGCGCGCTTCAATCGGCGATCTCGGACCTGTCGGATGCGGGCCGCCCGACCAAGGCGCTCGAAGGATCCTTGTGGCACAAATTGTCGGGACCACTGTCTTCGGTGCTGATGCCGCTGCTGGGCGCGGTGGCGGCGTTCGGCCTGGCGCGGTCGGGCCGGCTGTTCATCCGCGCGGTGATCGGCATGGCGCTCGGCTTCGCCTATTTCGTGGCCGACAATTTCGCGCTGGCGATGGGCAATCTGGGCGCCTACCCGCCCTTCCTCGCCGCCTGGGCACCGTTCCTGCTGTTCTTCCTGATCGGCGAAGCAGTCCTGGTCCGCACCGAGGAATGATCGATCAGGCGGCGCGGCGGCCCATCGTGCTGCGCACCAGGCGATCGACCAGGCCCGGCAGTCCCGGATAGCTCGCCTTGTGATAGGGCGATTGCTCGTCCACCGCGGCGGACAGGCGGCGATGCGCCTCCGCCAGGGCGTGATAGGGCACGCCCGGCAGCAGATGGTGCAGGGCGTGATAGCGCAGGCCGACCGGCGCCCACAGCACCGGCAACAGGGCCGGCGGCGGCACATTGACGCTGTCGAGATACTGCGCGGTGACGGTCATCGCCTCGCCCTCATTCTCCCACAGATGCGCGACCAGCGTCCGCACCTGGTTGAGAATGGCGACGCCGGACGTGATCACCAGGAAGATCAGCAGGGCACGCAGCGGAATGACGCCCGTCGCGGTTAGCGCCAGCAGCGCGATCGCCCATAGGCTGGTGGCGGCTTCCATCCGGCGCCAATGCGTCTTGAACGCTCCCTCGGGCGGACGACGGCGGAAGGACGGGTTGATCGACAGGCTCGAATAACGCTCGTCGAGCACTCTGCGCATCCCGGGGAACAGCAGGGACAAGGGTGCCAGCACCGCAAAGCGCAGCAGCAGCGCAACCGGCGCGAGCAGCGAAGTGACGACAAACAGCGGCAAAGTCCAGGGCTTCATCAGCGCGAGCGGCAGATATTCCGGGTCCTCCACCGTGCCATAGCGCGTGCGTGCGTGGTGGAGATTGTGCACGCCCTCATACATGAAGGACGGCACCATCATCGGAATGCCGGCGATCAGGTTCCAGCCGAGACGGAAGCCGGGCAGCGCCGAATGCTTGATATGGGTGATCTCGTGGATGAAGCTGTCGGCGCGGTACAGCGCAAGGATCGCCACGACTCCCGCCGCAAGCGCCCAGCCGGTTGAGGGGGCGAGAATCGCCGCCGCCAGCGCCGCATAGCCGACCACCGCCGAAAGAATCAGATCGGTCCAGTAGATGATGGGCTTTGGCGCATTCAGGTCGCGCGTCAGTTCGGCGGCGGTGCGCAGCATCGCCTTGTCGTCGGCGATACGCTCCCGCGCGGTCCGCAGTACGGTGCTCGGGGTCGACGCGGTCTCGCGCCGATCGAAGGCAAGCGATGTGTTCATGGTTCCCGGCATTGCCGAAAGATAGTGGCTATATGGTGGCAGCAACAGGGTATGCCGTTCACCCGGATGGCCCGGCGACGCTTGACAGGAGCGCGCTTGACAGGTTGGTCGGCAGGCGGGAGTGCGCATCACCTTACCAGAGAGGCTCGTCGTCTTGGCTACCACGCACCCGCTTTCGATCCGACCGATCAGCAGCAAGGCCGATCGCAAGAAATTCGTCGACCTGCCTTTCCGGCTCTACAGGGACGATCCCAACTGGGTGCCGCCGTTGAAGAGCGAGGCGCTCGGCCTGATCACGCCGGAAAAGAATGGCTGGTTCAGCCATGCCGAGGCGCAGTTGTTCCTGGCGGAACGCGGCGGGCGCGTCGTCGGCCGAATCTCGGCCCATATCGACACGCTCGCGCTGACCATGCCGGCCGAACAGGGCTTCGGGCCAGGCTGCGGCCAGTTCGGCCTGTTCGATGCGGAGGATGCCAATACCGCCCAGGCGTTGATCAATGCAGCCGAAGGCTGGCTGCGCAACAAGGGCATGACCAAGGTGCTCGGGCCGATCAGCATGTCGATCTGGGAAGAGCCGGGCCTGCTGATCCAGGGCTATGATCACGCGCCGACGATCATGATGGGCCATGCCAAGCCCGAATATCGCGGCTGGATCGAGGGCGCTGGCTACACCCACGCCAAGACGCTCTACACCTACGACCTAGATATCACCCAGGAATTCCCGCCGATCGTGAAGCGGATCATCCAGTCGGGCGAGAAGAACCCCCGCATCCGCATCCGGGAGGTCGACAAGACGAAGTTCGACGAGGAAGCGGCGGTCATCCTTGCCATCCTGAACGATGCCTGGTCGGACAATTGGGGCTTCGTCCCCCTCACCCCGCCGGAAATCGCCGATGTCGGCGTGAAGCTGAAGCCGATCGTGTTCAACGACCTGATCCGCATCGCCGAACTCGACGGCCGGCCGGTCGCCTTCATGATCACGCTTCCCGACCTCAACGAGGCGATCAAGCCGCTCAACGGCAATCTCCTCCCGTTCGGCTGGGCCAAACTGCTGTTGTGGCTGCGCAAGCCCAAGGTACGCACCATGCGCGTGCCGCTGATGGGCGTGCTGAAGGAACTGCAATCATCGCGCATGGCAAGCCAGCTCGCCTTCATGATGATCGAATATATCCGGAAGGCGGCAGTGGCCAATTACGGATCGGCTCGCGGCGAGATCGGCTGGGTGCTCGACGACAATCAGGGCATGAACGCCATCGCCGAGACGATCCAGAGCAAGATCAACAAAACTTACGAGATCTATCAGAAAGCGCTGTGATCCCCGGGGGCTCGCGGCGGCTCCCGCAGGAGCCGCCGCGCAAGGTCCCTCACTTGCTGGTCGGATCGAAGCCGAGCGCCAGCCATTCGGTCCGCGTGCGGCAGATTTTCTTGGCTACGCGCGAACCGGTAGTGGCCTCGACCACGCAGAATTTCTTCTTCGACGCAGCCGCATCGGCAGACGCATTCGCGGTGGTGTCGGGCCGTCCGTCAGCAGCCTGGGCCATCACAGGGATGGTCGCCAGTGCCACGAGGCCAGCAGCAGCAAGGATCTTGAAGGTCATGATGGGGTCTCTCCGGTTGTGCGGATCAACACCGGTTGCTCCGCATCTGTGTTACTGCATTAGTCATGCCAAACAGTAGAATCCTTTGATTTCAACTGCTTTGCGGAAGCTGCGAGTGTCCCGCCGCCGCTTGGTTGACCGATATCGGGTAGTTCACGCCGATTGTTGGGAAATGTCACCGCGCTTTCAGAAGCGGTGTGAAACCCCGGCGTACAGTTCGGCATCGGGCGCATCGCGATTGAGGCCGACCGCCGTGCCGATATCGAATTGCCAGTCGCCGCGACGCATCCAGGCGACCGAGACTGACGCAAGCGACTGCATGGTCCGGCCTGACGGGTCCTCGTCCCGAAGTTCCTGAAACTCGATCGTGCCGTTGACCGTGTCGCTGATCCCCACGCCAAGGCCGACCGTCCCGCTGACCGCGAAGTGGCGGCCCGCGCCATCCTGATTGACGGCAGCATCCGCCTCGGGCGTGAATTGCAGGCTCAGCTTGTGCCCGAGATCAACGCTGAGCGGCACCAGTACCCCGGCTCCCCAGTCGCCCGCACCGATCGGCGGACGTCCCACCGGAATCGTGACGAAGGGTTCCACGGCCACCGAGAAACCACTGCCGTCAGGGTGATGGAGATTGGCCTTTAAACCCAGCAGCGCGTCTCCCGCCCGATCGGCGCTGTCGATGCCGCCGGAACTCTTGTCGCGGGTCCGGCTGCGGCCGAACGAGGTCAAGCCGACCTCGGCCTCGATCGAATCGGTCAGGCCGACCCGCACCAATATATCCCCGATCAGGATCGTATCGTTGCGCGACGCCGCCGTATCGGCACGCGTCCAGTCGGCCAGTCCGACTTCGACGGAGACATGGCCTGGGGCGATCGTGCACGGGGGCGTATCAAGTCCGGGCCGCGCCGGGCAATAGTCACGATCCTCGGCATAAGCGGCGCCTGGAAGCAACAGAAGCGCCGCCGCCAGCCGCTTCATGCGGGATCCATCCCGAGGCCGACCTCAAGAGGGCCGGAAGCCATTCGCTACCGCAACCGCACCCAGGTGGGGGCATGGTCGCTCGCCTTTTCCCGGCCGCGATATTCCTTGTCGACGCCGGCATCAGCCAGCCGGTCGGCTGCGATCGGACTCAACAGCAGGTGATCGATCCGGAAGCCCGCGTCGCGCTGCCAGGCGCCGGCCTGATAGTCCCAGAAGGTCCATACCCCGCCCTTGGGGTGGCGGGTGCGCAATGCGTCTGTCCAGCCCTGCGCGACCAGCCCGCGATAGCCCGACCGGCTCTCCGGCTGCATCAGCGCATCATCGGCCATCGCGCGGACGGAGAAGGTGTCGTCGTCATTCGGAATGACGTTGTAGTCGCCGGCGAGCACCACCGGCTTCTCCTCGGCGAGCAGCGTGCGCGCGCGATCGGACAGCCGTTCGATCCATTTGAGCTTATAGTCGAATTTCGGGCCAGGCTGGGGATTGCCGTTGGGCAGATAGATCGACGCGATCACCACCCCGTCGACCTCGGCCTCAAGGTAGCGGCTATGCTCGTCCTCCGGATCGCCGGCGAGGCCGCGCTGCCGCTCGACCGGATCGGCGCCCCTGGCAAGCACAGCAACCCCGTTGAAGCCCTTCTGCCCGTGCCACACCGCGCCATAGCCGGCCGCGCGTATGTCAGCCTCGGGGAAGGTCTCGTCGCTCGATTTCAGCTCCTGCAGACACACCACGTCGGGCGCCTGCTCGGCGAGATACTCAAGCAGGCGCGGCAGGCGCGCCTTGATGCCGTTGACGTTGTAAGTGACGATTCTCACAGGGTTCAGACCGAGAAACTGGAGCCGCAGCCGCAACCCGACGCGGCGTTGGGGTTGGTCACCTTGAACGCGGCGCCACCCAGATCCTCGACATAATCGACCGCTGAACCACGCACGAGATCGAGGCTGATCGAATCGACGACGAGCTTCACGCCGTGATTCTCGGCAACCGCGTCGTCCGCCTCGACCGAGTCGGCAAAGCCGAACTTGTACTGGAATCCGGAGCACCCCCCACCATCGACGGAGAGACGAAGGATCGCGGGCTTGCCCTGTTTTTCGGCTATCGTCGCGACACGCGCGGCGGCTGAATCGGTGAGCGCGATCTCGGGAGCTGTTACGGTGGCCATGACTGGCAGATAGGCGTTCCCGGGATCATCGGCAACCGATGCCCGGGCCCTCACGGATCAGTCGGCTGCGGCCGGACCACCCACCGAAACCTGAGTTGTCTTCAGCGCGCGATCCTGCACCGCGAGCAGATAGTCGGCGGTCTGCAGGAACGGGATCGGGTTCACGGCATGGCCGTCGATGCGGACCTCATAGTGAAGATGCGGGCCGGTCGAACGGCCGGTGGAGCCCATCAGGGCGATCAGCTGGCCGCGATGCACGCGCGTGAACGGCGCGACGAGGATCTTGGAGAGATGGCCGTAACGGGTCTGGATGCCCTTGCCATGGTTGATCTCGACCATGTTGCCATAACCGCCCGCACGCTCGGCGCGATCGATGATGCCATCGGCGGTGGCGTAGATCGGCGTTCCCATCGGACCCGGAATATCCACGCCCGCATGCATCGCGGCGGTGCCACGGAACGGGTCGGCGCGGACGCCGTAGTTGCTGGTGAAGGCTAGGCGCTCGACCGGCTGGGCCGAGGGGATCGCGATCACGCCCTGCTCGAGCGAATCGAGCTTCTTCCAGGTCATGAACAGCGAACGGAACTGCATGTCGGCGCGAAGATCGGCTTCGGCCTCGGCACTGTCGGCGGCCTCGAACGGGCCGCCCATCGCGGCCATGCGCGGCGCGAAACGTTCCGGTGCGATGCCCAGCTTGCGGACATGGGCGACCGTCAGCGCGTAACGCTGCTCGGCGGCCTGGCGCGCCTTGACCGCCATCGCGACCTGGCGCTGCTCGACCTTCTTGAGCGGCGCGAGCACGTCGGCGGCGATCTTGTCGGCATGGCTGTTCACCGTCGGCGCGGCGAGCGTCAGCGAGCGGGGATCGCCCTTGCCCGAGATGACGGCGGAGATCAGCGCCTGGCGCTGCTCGACGCGGGTGGCATGGGCCTTGGCCGCCTGCTTGATGGTTTCGACATCGGCCTGCATCGCGGCGACCTTCGCCTGCATCTGCGCGACCTTGGCCTCGGGAGACAGCGGGGCATCGACGATGCCGCTCATGGCGACCGCGCCGACCGCCGCCTGGGCGACGCCATAGGCGGAAAAGCACAGGGTGATCCCAGCGACGCCGGCCATCAGCGCCTGGGTGCGCCCCCCGACGCTGAAGCGGCGCAGGTCACGACCGTCGTGAAAAATGAAATCCCGGGTGGTGAAGTGCGTCTTCAGCCGCGACACAAACTGCGCGCTCGACGCGATGGAAATTTTGCTCATCAATCCCCGGCGACCATGAATGCGATTGCCGGAAATCCAGCGCCCGCCCCTAAGTGTCCTGGTCGCAGCCCCTCCACGTCCTGGACGTGTCGCAATTGGCCTAATTTTTCAGGAAGGGGCAAGCGCGCCGTAATATTCTAGCGTCAGACCGGCTGAGTCGCGCGCCGAGTCGTTGAACGGCGGCTTAATCATTCCCCGAAAATATCGCGCGACCAGCGATCGCCAGTGCGATTCGGGCGTGAATCCCTTGGCGGCGCAGGCAAATTCGAACCAGACGGTGCCAGCGCGGACATGCCGTATTTCGTCGGTCAGGATGCGTTGGAGGATGCGCGCGCTCGGTTCGTCCTGCGCCGATCTGAAGCGCAGGATCGTCTCCGGCGTCACGTCCAGCCCGCGTGCCTCGAGCACCATCGGCACGACCGCGAGACGGGCCATCGGATCATGAGCGGTCGCGGTCGCCGATTCCCACAGGCCGTCATGCGCCGGCATCGCGCCATAGTGACTGCCCAGCGTGCGCAACCGCCGGTCGAGCAGCGCGAAATGCATCGCTTCATCCGCGCCGACCCCAATCCAGTCGTCGGTGAAACCGCGCGGAAAATCGCCGCCGAACCGTCCGACCATGTCGAAGGCGAGATCGATCGCGACGAATTCGATATGCGCCAGCGCATGGAGCAACGCGATCCGCCCGCGTTCCGAACCGCCCTTGCCGCGCCGGGGCATCTCGTTCGGCGACAGCAATTCGGGCGAGGCAGGCCGCGCCGGGCGATCGGGCATGGCCACGCCGAACTCGTGCGTCAGCAGCCCGCGCCGCCACGCCCGCGCCGCCGCCCGGGCGGCGCGAATCTTCGCCGCTGGGTCGCCCGTTTCCAGCACGCCCCGCGCCGCCTCGGCGATGCTCGTGCCGGCGATCAATCGAGCTCCTTCAGCGCCTCGAGCACGTCGATCACATGCCCGGGCACCCGCACGCGCCGCCAGATACGCACCAGAACGCCCTTCGCATCGAACAGGAAGGTCGACCGGTCGATCCCCATATAGGTCTTGCCGTACAACTGCTTCTGCACCCAGACGTCGAACGCCTCCATGGCGCGATTCTGGTCGTCGGTCGCAAGCGGCACGGTCAGGTCGTATTTGTCGATGAACTTCTGGTGCTTGGCGGGCGTGTCGCGCGACACGCCGAGAACCTCGACGCCCCGTGCCTGGAATTCGGGATAATGCTGGCTGAAATCCTGCGCCTCGCGGGTACAGCCCGACGTGTCGTCCTTCGGATAGAAATACAGGACGAGCGGCTTGCCGAGATAGTCGCGCAGGTTGATCCTGCCGCCGCTCGGCGTGGTCAGGTCCACGTCCGGAAGCTTGCCGCCCTCTTCGATACCCGCCGCCATCGTCCGTCTCCCGTCATACCGGCTTTCCGGCACCGGCCACCGCCGCCCAGAAATCTGAAACCTCCTGCCGGGTCGTCGCGAACGACGCAACCACCGCCTCCCAATCGGCGACGTCGAGCGCGCGGGCGATCAGGTTGCGAGTGGCCTGCGCCGGGGGCTGCGCGTCGGGCGCGACCAGCCGAAGCGTCACCAGCAGCCGGGTCAGGAACTCCTGCGCGGCAGCGATAGGCGAAGGCGCCAGCCCGGCCGAGACAAGGTCGCGGATCGCGGCGCCGAGATGCGGGTCAAGCCCGGCATGCCGGGTGAGCTGCACGACATGCACCGCGAATTCCAGGTCGACGAGCCCACCGGGCGACAGCTTGGCGTCAAGCGGCCCTGCCGGCGGCTTGTGCGCCGCCATTTCCGCCCGCATCCCGATCGCATCGGCGACCACGTCGCGCGTCGGGCGATTCCCCCGCAGCACCGCATCGATGACCGCCTGGGTCGCCGCCCGTGCCTCGGCAGAACCGAATACCGGCCGCGCGCGGGTCAGCGCCATATGCTCCCAGGTCCAGGCATCCTCGCGCTGGTAGCGCGCGAACCCGTCGAGCGAGACGACCAGCGGCCCCTGCGTGCCTGAAGGCCGCAGCCGCGTGTCGATGTCGTAGAGTGGTCCCGAGGCAGTCGGCGCCGACAGCGCACCGCTTACACGCTGCGCGAGACGGTTATAATAAAGCACTGCTCCCAAAGGCTTTTCGCCATCGGATTCAGCCATATAATCGCCGGTAAAAAGATAGATCAGGTCAAGGTCGGAGGCATGAGTCAGCGCTCCGCCGCCCATCCGCCCGAGCGCCAGGATGACCAGTTCGCTCCCCGGCACCGTGCCATGCTTGAGCATGAATTCGGCCACCGTCGCTTCGGCGAGCACCACGATCGCCGCCTCAGCCACCCGTGCATAACCGGCCGACACCTCGAGCGGATCGCTAACCCCCGCGACGATCTGCGTGCCAAGCGCGAACCTCTTCTCGCCGACGACGCGCCTGACATGGTCAAGCCGGGCCTGATAATCACCGCCTTCACCACGCATTTCATCGGCGATGGCCGCGACCGATCCGACTGGATCGAGCGCGCTGGCATCGATCAATCCGTCGAACAATTCGGGCCGGCGCCCCAGCGCCTCGGCAAGGGTCGGCGTATGGCTCAGGATCGCGCCGAGCAGCCGCGCCAGTACCGGCCGCGCTTCGAGCAGGCGGAAGAAATTGATCGCGCTCGACAGCTTCGCCAGCATGACGTCGAGCCGCACGATCGCTCCTTGCGGGTCAGGCGCCCTGGCCAGCGCCTCGATCAGCCCGGGCAGCACCGCCTCGAGCGCCTCACGTGCGGCGGGGCTGCGCAGCGCCGGATAGGTGCCCCCGCGCCATTGCTCGATCCTGCGCGCCGCCGCAGGCGGATCGGCAAAGCCTGCCGTGCGGAGCTGCTCCTCCAGATGTTCTCCGTCCTGCGACAGCGCGCCCTCGTCGTCGGAATCGAGCGAATCATAAGTCCGCGCGGTCGAATCGACATAGGGGCGCAGCAGCTCGAGCAGCGTTGCACCATCGGTGACGCCATGAAGCCGCGCCAGCCCGTCGAGCGCGGCACCGGTCGGCAGATGGTGCACCTGCCGGTCATCGACCATCTGGACCCGGTGCTCGATCGTCCTGAACAGGGTATAGGCAGCAGTCATCGCCTCGGCCTCCCCCGTCGCGATCCACCCTGCTTCCGCCAGTCGCGCCAGCGCGTCGCGCGTTGCCGGCGCCCGCAACGACGGGTCACGCCCGCCATGGATCAGCTGGTGGATCTGCGCGAAGAACTCGATCTCGCGGATTCCGCCGCGCCCGCGCTTCAGGTCGAAGCCAGGACCGAAAACCTGGCCCTGCGCATGATGGTCACGGATGCGACGCGAAATACCCCTGATCTCGCCGATTGCGCCGAAATCGAGCGCACGGCGCCAGATGAACGGCCTGATCGTTTCGAGGAAGCGCGCGCCCAGGGCCAGATCCCCGGCGGCTGCCCTGGCCCGGATGAAGGCGGCGCGTTCCCAGGGCAGTGCCAGCGATTCATAATAGGAAATGGCGGCGTCGACCGGCAGTACGATCGGCGTCACTTCGGGTGATGGCCGCAGCCTCAGGTCGACGCGCAGGACATACCCGTCTCCGTCGCGGGCCTGCAGGATCTCGACCACCCGGCGCCCGATCCTGACCGCGGCCTCCTCCGGCTCCTCGCGCGGCCTGCGTGGCAGGGTTTCCGGGTCGAAGAGGAGGATCGGATCGATATCCGACGAATAGTTCAGTTCGTGGCTGCCCTGCTTGCCGAGGGCGATGGCGGCGAAGCCTGCCGGCTCTGCTCCCGGCGTCCGCTCCGCGATCGCCGCGACGATCGCCGTGTCGAGCGCGCGGTCGGCAAAATCGGACAGCGCGGCGGTGACGGCGGTAAGATCGTAAGCGCCCGCCAGGTCTCCCGCCGCTACGAGCAACGCCAGCCGCCGCCGTTCCAGCCGCAGCCGGCGCATTATCGGCATATCGGGGTCGTCGATCGGCACGGCCGAAAGTGGTGGCAGCCTCCCCTGCTCAAGCTGAGCCGCGAGCGCCGGCTCGCGATCGAGCAACAACGTCAGAAAGGGCGATTCACCCCGCGCGCGACGCACCGCATCCTTGATCAACTCTTCGGAATATGTGTCAGCCATGCAACAACCATTGACGATCGCGCCAATTAACCCAGTCTTGCAAGCAACGAATTCGGTTGCTCGTTCGTTCTTGGTTCATGTCGAACAAGATCACGCCCTCCCCGGAAGATGCTGTGTCTCAAGCGTACATCGTCGCCACACCCCGGACGAGCGACATGATCAGCGGAGCACTTCTCGCCGCCTTCGGACGCCAGGACGCCAGGGCGGACGACTTTACCGCATTGCTCCGCCGGATCGACATCGCCGATCAGGACAGTCACCCCTGCTAGGATTCAGACGTAGGGAGATCAATCGCCCCGGTCGCGGCTGAGATCCTCGACCTCGCCCATGATCGAATCCAGCGCCGTCATGCCCGGCTCGTTGCTGTGCGTGCGCCGCGACGGGAGCGAATTGTCGTTCATGATCGTCTCAAGCGCGACTCGACCACGCGCCACCCGGCTCTTGATCGTGCCGACCGCGACGCCGCAGATCTCGGCCGCTTCCTCATAGGCAAAGCCGCCCGCGCCGACCAGGATCAGCGCCTCGCGCTGCGGTTGCGGCAGATGGAGCAGCGCGCGCTGCATGTCGCCAAGCTCGACGTGCCGGTCCTGGCTGGCCGGGGCGGCGAGGATCCGGTCGGCGACCAGATCGTCCCATTCGCCCTTGAAGCGCGCACGGCGCATCTGGGAGAGATAGAGGTTGCGCAGGATGATAAAGGTCCAGGCGCGCATGTTCGTGCCGGCCTGGAAGCGCAATCGCGCCGCCCATGCCTTCATCAGCGTCTCCTGGACCAGATCGTCAGCGAGATCGC
This window encodes:
- a CDS encoding ferritin-like domain-containing protein — protein: MIAGTSIAEAARGVLETGDPAAKIRAARAAARAWRRGLLTHEFGVAMPDRPARPASPELLSPNEMPRRGKGGSERGRIALLHALAHIEFVAIDLAFDMVGRFGGDFPRGFTDDWIGVGADEAMHFALLDRRLRTLGSHYGAMPAHDGLWESATATAHDPMARLAVVPMVLEARGLDVTPETILRFRSAQDEPSARILQRILTDEIRHVRAGTVWFEFACAAKGFTPESHWRSLVARYFRGMIKPPFNDSARDSAGLTLEYYGALAPS
- a CDS encoding peroxiredoxin, producing MAAGIEEGGKLPDVDLTTPSGGRINLRDYLGKPLVLYFYPKDDTSGCTREAQDFSQHYPEFQARGVEVLGVSRDTPAKHQKFIDKYDLTVPLATDDQNRAMEAFDVWVQKQLYGKTYMGIDRSTFLFDAKGVLVRIWRRVRVPGHVIDVLEALKELD
- a CDS encoding bifunctional [glutamine synthetase] adenylyltransferase/[glutamine synthetase]-adenylyl-L-tyrosine phosphorylase; this encodes MADTYSEELIKDAVRRARGESPFLTLLLDREPALAAQLEQGRLPPLSAVPIDDPDMPIMRRLRLERRRLALLVAAGDLAGAYDLTAVTAALSDFADRALDTAIVAAIAERTPGAEPAGFAAIALGKQGSHELNYSSDIDPILLFDPETLPRRPREEPEEAAVRIGRRVVEILQARDGDGYVLRVDLRLRPSPEVTPIVLPVDAAISYYESLALPWERAAFIRARAAAGDLALGARFLETIRPFIWRRALDFGAIGEIRGISRRIRDHHAQGQVFGPGFDLKRGRGGIREIEFFAQIHQLIHGGRDPSLRAPATRDALARLAEAGWIATGEAEAMTAAYTLFRTIEHRVQMVDDRQVHHLPTGAALDGLARLHGVTDGATLLELLRPYVDSTARTYDSLDSDDEGALSQDGEHLEEQLRTAGFADPPAAARRIEQWRGGTYPALRSPAAREALEAVLPGLIEALARAPDPQGAIVRLDVMLAKLSSAINFFRLLEARPVLARLLGAILSHTPTLAEALGRRPELFDGLIDASALDPVGSVAAIADEMRGEGGDYQARLDHVRRVVGEKRFALGTQIVAGVSDPLEVSAGYARVAEAAIVVLAEATVAEFMLKHGTVPGSELVILALGRMGGGALTHASDLDLIYLFTGDYMAESDGEKPLGAVLYYNRLAQRVSGALSAPTASGPLYDIDTRLRPSGTQGPLVVSLDGFARYQREDAWTWEHMALTRARPVFGSAEARAATQAVIDAVLRGNRPTRDVVADAIGMRAEMAAHKPPAGPLDAKLSPGGLVDLEFAVHVVQLTRHAGLDPHLGAAIRDLVSAGLAPSPIAAAQEFLTRLLVTLRLVAPDAQPPAQATRNLIARALDVADWEAVVASFATTRQEVSDFWAAVAGAGKPV
- a CDS encoding sigma-70 family RNA polymerase sigma factor; amino-acid sequence: MTDAFETDDEDTPPEPVEHVALSDSEFKAQLAQVIPHLRAFGRSLSGNRDLADDLVQETLMKAWAARLRFQAGTNMRAWTFIILRNLYLSQMRRARFKGEWDDLVADRILAAPASQDRHVELGDMQRALLHLPQPQREALILVGAGGFAYEEAAEICGVAVGTIKSRVARGRVALETIMNDNSLPSRRTHSNEPGMTALDSIMGEVEDLSRDRGD